Proteins encoded in a region of the Apostichopus japonicus isolate 1M-3 chromosome 19, ASM3797524v1, whole genome shotgun sequence genome:
- the LOC139960533 gene encoding N-sulphoglucosamine sulphohydrolase-like isoform X1, with product MSDRRDSTYYYYYYTTRINLNISADYILVYISIKTRDDVGFETSVYNNSVCKTPSLNRLAKRSVTIKHGYTSVSSCSPSRAALLSGLPSHQNGMYGLHHSVHHFNSFDGVKSLPAILKTANIKTGIIGKKHIGPDYVYKFDYEETNENNDMLQCARNVTRMKEFVREFFAMDQTRPFFLYIGFNDCHRCPDSKYGDFCEKFGNGEPGFGNIPDWKPAYYDPKDIIVPPFLPDTPATRGDISNQYTSMSRLDAGVGMLLDELESHGYLDETLIIFTADNGIPFPNAKTNLFESGMGEPYLISSPIEKSRWGQVSNSFASTIDIVPTVLDWLQVPFPSYSLMGKEVALSGKSLLPLTKAEPSSGFDVAYSSHNFHEVYMYYPMRVVRNKRYRLLHNLNYLAPYPLATDLYNNPTFRDIMNRTLSKQPTKWFKTLEQYYYRDEYELYDLDSDPLELTNLARNQSFNSVFEEMKKSLYLWRQDTNDYWICYPEGVRYLDGCADLHNDPPY from the exons atgtcggatagacgagactcaacttactactactactactatactacgcgtattaatttgaatatatcagCTGATTACATACTTGTATACATTAGCATTAAAACCC GTGATGATGTAGGCTTTGAAACGTCCGTTTACAACAACAGTGTTTGCAAAACTCCCAGTCTCAACCGACTTGCAAAGAGAAGCGTAACAATCAAGCATGGCTACACATCTGTCAGCAGTTGTTCCCCTAGCAGGGCTGCGTTATTGTCAGGCCTGCCGAGTCATCAGAATGGAATGTATGGGCTTCATCATTCTGTACATCACTTTAACTCTtttgatggtgttaaatctctGCCAGCTATTCTTAAGACGGCCAACATTAAGACAG GTATCATTGGAAAGAAACACATTGGCCCGGACTATGTTTACAAGTTTGATTATGAAGAAACAAACGAAAACAACGACATGCTGCAGTGTGCCAGAAATGTCACCAGGATGAAGGAGTTTGTCCGAGAGTTCTTTGCGATGGATCAGACTAG GCCATTTTTCCTCTACATTGGGTTCAACGACTGCCACCGTTGCCCCGATAGCAAGTATGGAGATTTTTGTGAAAAGTTTGGGAATGGTGAACCAGGTTTTGGAAACATACCGGATTGGAAACCAGCCTACTATGACCCTAAGGACATCATTGTTCCACCGTTCCTACCTGATACACCAGCAACGAGAGGAGACATTTCTAACCAGTACACATCCATGAGTCGTCTAGACGCAG GTGTTGGGATGCTCCTGGATGAATTGGAGAGTCACGGTTACTTGGATGAGACATTAATCATTTTCACCGCAGATAATGGCATCCCGTTCCCAAATGCCAAGACCAATCTCTTCGAATCGGGAATGGGCGAACCGTACCTGATATCCTCGCCTATCGAAAAGTCCAGATGGGGCCAAGTTAGCAATTCTTTCGCCAGCACCATCGACATCGTACCCACTGTTCTGGACTGGTTGCAGGTGCCCTTCCCATCCTACAGCTTAATGGGTAAGGAGGTGGCTCTGTCGGGGAAATCTCTCCTCCCTCTGACGAAGGCAGAGCCGTCTTCGGGCTTTGACGTGGCTTACTCGAGTCATAACTTTCATGAGGTCTACATGTACTACCCGATGCGTGTCGTGCGTAACAAACGATACCGCCTGCTGCACAATCTCAATTATCTAGCACCGTACCCGCTAGCCACAGACCTCTACAACAACCCGACCTTCCGAGACATAATGAACAGGACCTTGTCCAAGCAACCTACCAAATGGTTTAAGACCCTGGAGCAGTATTACTACCGTGATGAATACGAACTCTATGACCTCGACAGCGACCCCTTGGAGCTGACCAACCTAGCTAGGAACCAGAGCTTTAACAGTGTCTTTGAGGAGATGAAGAAGTCCCTGTACCTCTGGCGTCAAGACACCAACGACTATTGGATCTGTTACCCAGAAGGGGTCAGGTACTTGGATGGGTGTGCTGATTTGCATAATGACCCACCGTACTAA
- the LOC139960533 gene encoding N-sulphoglucosamine sulphohydrolase-like isoform X2, whose amino-acid sequence MMNFAELVNVLLVSIIFLYSTSRCHAYKNVLVMLGDDVGFETSVYNNSVCKTPSLNRLAKRSVTIKHGYTSVSSCSPSRAALLSGLPSHQNGMYGLHHSVHHFNSFDGVKSLPAILKTANIKTGIIGKKHIGPDYVYKFDYEETNENNDMLQCARNVTRMKEFVREFFAMDQTRPFFLYIGFNDCHRCPDSKYGDFCEKFGNGEPGFGNIPDWKPAYYDPKDIIVPPFLPDTPATRGDISNQYTSMSRLDAGVGMLLDELESHGYLDETLIIFTADNGIPFPNAKTNLFESGMGEPYLISSPIEKSRWGQVSNSFASTIDIVPTVLDWLQVPFPSYSLMGKEVALSGKSLLPLTKAEPSSGFDVAYSSHNFHEVYMYYPMRVVRNKRYRLLHNLNYLAPYPLATDLYNNPTFRDIMNRTLSKQPTKWFKTLEQYYYRDEYELYDLDSDPLELTNLARNQSFNSVFEEMKKSLYLWRQDTNDYWICYPEGVRYLDGCADLHNDPPY is encoded by the exons ATGATGAATTTCGCGGAATTagtaaatgttttgttagtATCGATAATTTTCCTTTACTCAACATCGCGTTGCCATGCATACAAAAATGTACTGGTTATGCTTG GTGATGATGTAGGCTTTGAAACGTCCGTTTACAACAACAGTGTTTGCAAAACTCCCAGTCTCAACCGACTTGCAAAGAGAAGCGTAACAATCAAGCATGGCTACACATCTGTCAGCAGTTGTTCCCCTAGCAGGGCTGCGTTATTGTCAGGCCTGCCGAGTCATCAGAATGGAATGTATGGGCTTCATCATTCTGTACATCACTTTAACTCTtttgatggtgttaaatctctGCCAGCTATTCTTAAGACGGCCAACATTAAGACAG GTATCATTGGAAAGAAACACATTGGCCCGGACTATGTTTACAAGTTTGATTATGAAGAAACAAACGAAAACAACGACATGCTGCAGTGTGCCAGAAATGTCACCAGGATGAAGGAGTTTGTCCGAGAGTTCTTTGCGATGGATCAGACTAG GCCATTTTTCCTCTACATTGGGTTCAACGACTGCCACCGTTGCCCCGATAGCAAGTATGGAGATTTTTGTGAAAAGTTTGGGAATGGTGAACCAGGTTTTGGAAACATACCGGATTGGAAACCAGCCTACTATGACCCTAAGGACATCATTGTTCCACCGTTCCTACCTGATACACCAGCAACGAGAGGAGACATTTCTAACCAGTACACATCCATGAGTCGTCTAGACGCAG GTGTTGGGATGCTCCTGGATGAATTGGAGAGTCACGGTTACTTGGATGAGACATTAATCATTTTCACCGCAGATAATGGCATCCCGTTCCCAAATGCCAAGACCAATCTCTTCGAATCGGGAATGGGCGAACCGTACCTGATATCCTCGCCTATCGAAAAGTCCAGATGGGGCCAAGTTAGCAATTCTTTCGCCAGCACCATCGACATCGTACCCACTGTTCTGGACTGGTTGCAGGTGCCCTTCCCATCCTACAGCTTAATGGGTAAGGAGGTGGCTCTGTCGGGGAAATCTCTCCTCCCTCTGACGAAGGCAGAGCCGTCTTCGGGCTTTGACGTGGCTTACTCGAGTCATAACTTTCATGAGGTCTACATGTACTACCCGATGCGTGTCGTGCGTAACAAACGATACCGCCTGCTGCACAATCTCAATTATCTAGCACCGTACCCGCTAGCCACAGACCTCTACAACAACCCGACCTTCCGAGACATAATGAACAGGACCTTGTCCAAGCAACCTACCAAATGGTTTAAGACCCTGGAGCAGTATTACTACCGTGATGAATACGAACTCTATGACCTCGACAGCGACCCCTTGGAGCTGACCAACCTAGCTAGGAACCAGAGCTTTAACAGTGTCTTTGAGGAGATGAAGAAGTCCCTGTACCTCTGGCGTCAAGACACCAACGACTATTGGATCTGTTACCCAGAAGGGGTCAGGTACTTGGATGGGTGTGCTGATTTGCATAATGACCCACCGTACTAA